From the Thermodesulfobacteriota bacterium genome, the window GGAGGCTATAAGGCAGAGCTGGGAGAACGTATTTGACCCGGCGGACCAGCTTGAAATTAAACTCCACAATCTTAGCATTGAAATACAGAACGACGCTGCATGGGTCACATGTGTTCAGGAGCTTACATACATAAAAAGAGATCCAGTTGTCATGAACGTATCAGTATCAACTAACATCTTTGAAAGGGGCGAATCCGGGTGGGTTATGGTAATTCATCAAGCCTCACCTATGCCGATCTCATCTAATGAAGAAGAGCCTAATAACGATCTGCAGTAATTTATGTGTTTACCTTATGGTTCATATGAAGACCGCACTCTTTATCTGAATCGTTTTCCCACCACCACCTACCAGATCTTGGGTCTTCACCGTCTTTAACCGGACGTGTGCACGGAGCACATCCTATACTCGGATATCCTATGTCATGCAGCTTGTTATAGGGAACGTTATTGTCATTTATATATTCCCAAACCTGTTTAGAAGACCAGTCGACAAGAGGGTTTATCTTTAATATCCCCCCATGCATCTCATCTATTTCAAACTTGCTGGCCTGAGCTCTGTTTTCAGTCTGGTCTTTTCTGATAGATGTTATCCAAGAATCTAAGGTAGGCAGATAACTATTTAATGGCCTAACTTTTCTTATATCACAGCATAAGAGTCTATTGTCTCTGCCCTTGTAAAATAGATTTGGACCATGTTCTTTTACCATTTCTTCAACTTCGGCTTTGTCAGGGAAAAGTATTTCAATCTTAGCTCCATACTTGCTACCAATCGCATCCATAACCTGGTAAGTCTCTTCATTTAACCTTCCAGTATCGATTGTGAATATCCTAGCCTTTTGATTTATCTTCATGAACATGTCAATCAATACCACGCCCTGAGAC encodes:
- a CDS encoding nuclear transport factor 2 family protein, encoding MNTEKDKEQILEVNTRFYRALGTRDLELMGTVFVHDERAGCMHPGWVMLKGWEAIRQSWENVFDPADQLEIKLHNLSIEIQNDAAWVTCVQELTYIKRDPVVMNVSVSTNIFERGESGWVMVIHQASPMPISSNEEEPNNDLQ
- a CDS encoding phosphoadenylyl-sulfate reductase, which produces MTISTTDLKAEDSINTLKKRFNSQQVEELNKKFEHSSAEEILEWATYLHPRVALASSFQSQGVVLIDMFMKINQKARIFTIDTGRLNEETYQVMDAIGSKYGAKIEILFPDKAEVEEMVKEHGPNLFYKGRDNRLLCCDIRKVRPLNSYLPTLDSWITSIRKDQTENRAQASKFEIDEMHGGILKINPLVDWSSKQVWEYINDNNVPYNKLHDIGYPSIGCAPCTRPVKDGEDPRSGRWWWENDSDKECGLHMNHKVNT